In one Leishmania braziliensis MHOM/BR/75/M2904 complete genome, chromosome 32 genomic region, the following are encoded:
- a CDS encoding putative CYC2-like cyclin, translating into MPPLAQLCALALQYRCDLSQELDQNIRSCFHSSRVPSISLWDYVRRFAKYSVCSEECFILAMVLMDRYVCKTKIPITLRNVHRLYITAMTLSVKLRDDSYYSNAYYASIGGVVNAELNVLELELLDIVQWFTWVERSVYDAYVCRLEALFGDALPKRMEASPSR; encoded by the coding sequence ATGCCCCCGCTAGCCCAGCTGTGCGCACTCGCTCTGCAGTACCGCTGTGACCTGAGCCAAGAGCTGGACCAGAACATTCGCTCGTGTTTTCACAGTAGCCGAGTTCCGAGCATCTCTCTCTGGGACTACGTACGTCGTTTTGCGAAGTACTCCGTCTGTAGCGAGGAGTGCTTTATCTTAGCGATGGTTCTGATGGATCGGTATGTTTGTAAAACGAAAATTCCGATCACCCTTCGCAACGTACATCGGCTCTACATCACTGCCATGACGCTGAGTGTGAAGCTACGCGATGACTCATATTACAGCAATGCTTACTATGCTAGCATTGGTGGTGTGGTGAATGCTGAGCTAAATGTGTTGGAGCTAGAGTTGCTTGATATTGTGCAGTGGTTCACGTGGGTGGAGAGGTCCGTGTACGATGCTTATGTGTGTCGACTAGAGGCACTTTTCGGCGATGCGTTGCCCAAGCGAATGGAAGCATCGCCGTCTCGGTAG